The Zygotorulaspora mrakii chromosome 3, complete sequence genome includes a region encoding these proteins:
- the RPS5 gene encoding 40S ribosomal protein uS7 (similar to Saccharomyces cerevisiae RPS5 (YJR123W); ancestral locus Anc_7.509), whose protein sequence is MSDTEAPVEVQEEFEVVEEFTPVELATPIPEEVQHAQNEIKLFNKWSFEDVEVKDASLVDYVQIRQPIFVSHTAGRYANKRFRKAQCPIIERLTNSLMMNGRNNGKKLKAVRIVKHTLDIINVLTDQNPLQVVVDAITNTGPREDTTRVGGGGAARRQAVDVSPLRRVNQAIALLTIGAREAAFRNIKTIAETLAEELINAAKGSSTSYAIKKKDELERVAKSNR, encoded by the coding sequence ATGTCCGACACTGAAGCCCCAGTTGAAGTTCAAGAAGAATTCgaagttgttgaagaattcaCTCCTGTTGAATTGGCTACTCCAATCCCAGAGGAAGTCCAACACGCTCAAAACGAAATTAAGTTGTTCAACAAATGGTCTTTTGAAGACGTTGAAGTCAAGGATGCTTCCTTAGTCGACTACGTCCAAATCAGACAACCAATTTTCGTTTCTCACACCGCTGGCCGTTACGCCAACAAGAGATTCAGAAAGGCCCAATGTCCAATCATCGAGAGATTAACCAActctttgatgatgaacGGTAGAAACAACGGTAAGAAATTGAAGGCCGTCAGAATCGTTAAGCACACCTTGGACATCATCAACGTTTTGACCGACCAAAACCCATTGCAGGTTGTTGTTGACGCTATCACCAACACCGGTCCAAGAGAAGACACCACCAGAGtaggtggtggtggtgcCGCTAGACGTCAAGCCGTTGATGTCTCTCCATTGAGAAGAGTCAACCAAGCCATTGCTCTTTTGACCATCGGTGCCAGAGAAGCTGCATTCAGAAACATCAAGACCATCGCCGAAACTTTGGCCGAAGAATTGATCAACGCTGCCAAGGGTTCTTCTACTTCTTACGCCATCAAGAAGAAGGATGAATTAGAACGTGTCGCTAAATCCAACCGTTAA